The following coding sequences lie in one Lolium perenne isolate Kyuss_39 chromosome 2, Kyuss_2.0, whole genome shotgun sequence genomic window:
- the LOC127333682 gene encoding putative disease resistance protein RGA3 has translation MIETILAGFAKDVVKSLGNLAINEVSKVLCVRNEINKLKGRLEFITTIIMDAEQTVVQQAATRSWLKRLREIIYEAENIIDRCRIEADRHQTSQPQECNPSPVFQYCRDVAIDCNIANDIRGLNQKLENVISESKMLHINPVVEDPLRSYLDVGPDLEPYIVGKEVENDCNSLIQLLQREYTTTSCPLFAVIGTIGVGKTTLARKVYHRATAMFEIRLWVHVSKDLTQLTMWSNGRYTRADTPEQQAFLRTCLEGKKFLLIIDDVWGENVWDGLLEIQAQHGAPGSRVLITTRDERVARRMGAVQHYRVKSLSEDDGWWLLHTMAFPNESTGNMQDVGRRIVQKCNGLPMAIRRIGCYLRDVDPREDDWERVYLSDFCGISRRIWSTINMSYMELSYRLKRCFLYCALYPEGFVIEQQCITRQWIAEGFIVTPQKSTQPQSTTVEEEAEKCYDELLARGLLLPENDSGGAVRSKMPHLFRSFALLQSQDENFSGNPQDIGDVFKPCRLSITNASAEAIRYGIKKLKSLRTILLFESPLNDNDIFQKFTHLRVLDLGNTHIECVTGSLGRMTHLRYLSFANTQVREIPGSIENLRMLQFLILKNCVHLNSLPQSAGRLINLRSLDISGAGLKRVPFRFSKMRELNCLQGFLPRSAGAENRSGWEFKELSSLTKLTSLQILKLERTLIVEDARQSALEGKCHLKVLELSCSTDDRIMEISRAENIKNVFEGLKPGPSIVSVKLVNYNGHGFPSWLSPFALPLLQRLTLDGCLYCQFFPSLGQMENLKFLAITGSNLSSTIGPEFRGTPDNGVAFPKLEQLLISRMSNLESWWGLEEGDMPSLINLRLDGCSKLDSLPYWLEHCTSLTSLQIDHADNLEEIVNLPALKQLRVQRNRLLTRISNLERLEDLQVLHCLRLEVVQGVPLLRNVHSDERNSTELPHWLRPQEPFMLRRLEIVGTEELLDRCSSASGPYWSVIQNADHVYANLPDGALYFSFNKSTSYFHRSARSLAQSLLYISPSFTMPAVPQSDDVILMGEPESRNMQIGQSTSPSWVRTQLFTVLLFVVTILMYLILLAHNSSSTFISFGTS, from the exons ATGATCGAGACAATTCTAGCTGGTTTCGCCAAAGATGTTGTCAAGTCACTCGGCAACTTAGCCATTAATGAAGTTTCTAAAGTACTCTGTGTAAGAAATGAGATCAACAAACTTAAGGGTAGACTTGAGTTTATCACGACTATCATCATGGATGCAGAGCAGACTGTCGTACAACAGGCAGCCACTAGGAGTTGGCTGAAGAGACTCAGAGAAATTATTTATGAGGCAGAAAACATAATTGACCGCTGCAGGATTGAAGCAGATAGACACCAAACATCACAACCACAG GAGTGCAATCCTTCGCCGGTTTTCCAGTATTGCAGAGATGTTGCGATTGACTGCAACATCGCAAATGATATACGTGGACTAAATCAGAAACTGGAGaacgttatatcagagagtaaaaTGCTCCATATTAATCCAGTGGTAGAGGATCCACTCAGATCATATCTTGATGTTggtccagatcttgagccttatATTGTAGGCAAAGAGGTGGAGAATGACTGCAACAGTCTCATCCAGCTCCTACAAAGAGAATATACTACTACTAGCTGTCCTTTGTTTGCTGTAATAGGAACTATTGGAGTCGGCAAGACTACTCTTGCTCGAAAGGTATAccatagggcaacagccatgtttGAGATCAGATTATGGGTACATGTCTCAAAAGACTTGACGCAACTGACAATGTGGTCAAATGGGAGGTATACAAGAGCAGATACTCCAGAACAACAAGCATTTTTACGCACATGTTTAGAAGGTAAGAAATTCCTGCTGATCATTGATGATGTGTGGGGAGAGAATGTTTGGGATGGGCTGTTAGAAATACAAGCACAACATGGCGCCCCTGGCAGCAGAGTCCTTATAACAACTCGAGATGAGCGTGTTGCAAGGAGGATGGGGGCCGTCCAACATTACCGTGTGAAGAGCTTGAGTGAGGATGATGGTTGGTGGTTGCTTCATACAATGGCTTTCCCTAATGAGAGCACGGGGAACATGCAGGATGTTGGAAGACGAATCGTCCAAAAGTGCAATGGCCTTCCAATGGCAATAAGGAGAATTGGATGCTATCTACGGGACGTGGACCCAAGGGAAGATGATTGGGAGAGAGTCTACTTGAGCGATTTCTGTGGCATTTCGAGGAGGATATGGAGTACTATTAATATGAGCTACATGGAGTTGTCATATCGCCTGAAGAGGTGTTTTTTATATTGTGCATTATACCCAGAGGGATTTGTGATTGAGCAGCAGTGTATCACCCGCCAGTGGATTGCGGAGGGGTTCATTGTGACCCCGCAGAAGTCAACACAGCCACAGTCTACAACAGTTGAAGAGGAGGCTGAGAAATGTTATGATGAATTGTTAGCGAGGGGCCTTCTTTTGCCAGAAAATGACTCTGGTGGTGCAGTTCGATCGAAGATGCCTCATCTTTTCAGATCATTTGCACTTCTTCAGTCTCAAGATGAAAATTTCAGCGGCAATCCTCAAGATATTGGTGATGTTTTTAAACCATGTCGCTTATCCATCACAAATGCAAGTGCAGAAGCCATCCGATACGGAATTAAAAAGCTTAAGAGCTTGAGAACAATTCTACTGTTTGAGAGTCCACTGAACGACAACGATATTTTCCAGAAATTCACACACCTAAGGGTTTTGGACCTTGGAAATACCCACATTGAGTGTGTTACTGGAAGCTTAGGACGGATGACACACTTGAGATATCTTAGCTTTGCTAATACTCAAGTTAGAGAAATTCCTGGTAGTATTGAGAATCTGAGGATGCTGCAGTTCTTAATTCTCAAGAACTGTGTTCATCTCAATTCCCTCCCTCAATCTGCTGGCCGCTTAATAAACTTGAGAAGCCTTGACATCTCAGGAGCTGGACTAAAGCGTGTGCCATTCCGATTCTCCAAGATGAGAGAACTCAACTGCCTACAAGGTTTTCTTCCAAGGTCAGCTGGTGCAGAAAATAGAAGTGGCTGGGAGTTTAAAGAACTGAGCTCCTTAACTAAGCTGACAAGCCTCCAGATACTGAAGCTAGAGAGAACACTAATTGTGGAAGATGCAAGGCAGTCAGCACTGGAGGGAAAGTGTCATCTCAAAGTGCTTGAGTTAAGCTGCAGCACTGACGACCGGATAATGGAGATTAGTAGAGCTGAGAATATCAAAAATGTTTTTGAAGGGCTGAAGCCGGGACCTTCTATTGTTTCTGTCAAGCTAGTAAACTATAATGGCCATGGATTTCCATCTTGGCTATCTCCGTTTGCTCTACCACTGCTGCAGCGGTTAACCCTTGATGGCTGTCTTTATTGCCAATTTTTTCCATCTCTGGGCCAGATGGAAAATTTGAAGTTTCTTGCGATAACTGGTTCCAATTTGTCATCTACCATTGGCCCCGAGTTTCGTGGAACACCAGATAATGGAGTGGCATTTCCAAAACTAGAGCAGCTGCTCATCAGTAGGATGAGCAACTTGGAGTCATGGTGGGGCCTTGAAGAGGGGGATATGCCTTCACTCATTAATCTCAGGCTTGATGGATGTTCCAAGCTGGATTCACTGCCCTACTGGCTCGAGCATTGTACATCACTGACAAGCTTGCAGATAGATCATGCTGATAACCTAGAAGAAATCGTGAACTTACCTGCACTTAAACAGCTTAGAGTTCAGAGGAACCGATTGCTGACAAGGATCTCAAACCTCGAGAGGCTTGAAGATTTGCAAGTTCTCCATTGCTTGCGTCTGGAAGTTGTACAAGGTGTCCCTTTGCTGCGGAATGTGCATTCAGATGAAAGAAATTCAACTGAACTTCCACATTGGCTGCGTCCACAAGAACCTTTCATGCTCAGGAGATTGGAGATTGTTGGCACTGAAGAGCTTCTTGACAGATGCTCCTCTGCTAGTGGCCCATACTGGTCTGTCATCCAAAATGCTGATCATGTCTATGCCAATCTGCCGGATGGTGCCTTGTACTTCTCCTTCAACAAAAGTACCAGCTACTTTCATAGAAGTGCAAGGTCCCTTGCACAATCTTTGTTATACATATCACCTAGCTTCACCATGCCCGCTGTTCCACAATCCGATGATGTGATTTTGATGGGTGAACCTGAAAGCAGAAACATGCAAATTGGTCAATCCACAAGTCCGTCATGGGTGAGGACTCAACTTTTCACAGTTCTCCTATTTGTTGTCACCATTCTGATGTACCTCATTTTGTTGGCTCACAACTCATCTAGCACCTTCATTTCCTTCGGGACCTCCTGA
- the LOC127333681 gene encoding disease resistance protein RGA2 — protein sequence MLATAMLPAATRSIEGLLVGGAHVAADELQRLRRKLDDTASLAADAEARQGSDASARAWLRALREVLYELGDADADFRRAAAQPQEGRKSFRHWFTLPPNVNGIRYKTLRTSIISLNKKLDGILNKGSELGLLSDSHESLNGISEISGQVVPDDDAVGDIDSEKNKLIDRLTDRQSANGVVAILGASGMGKTTLAWKIHDDHRTRNAFSMIVWVNVFSDSDDIGLLSAIVTAAGGNPRGEKDRMKLEAILAAMLIGKRFLLVLDGLCGHHIFEHSLDAHWHVFGHGNRILITTQDESVVAKVKPAYIHQVKELTFQDCWSLLCRSAHHDESLHGNNLRNIGIMIIQKCNKIPMAIKIVGAVLRTKEQTKVAWQRVYESKGWSFRDLLDPLTGAIYLGYHDLPARLKQCLIYLSLFPEGSVIRQQFVGQLWVSEGFIEEQDSCNVDNTADEYYRELVSRKLMQPEIANHDITRCTMHKHIRSFLQFFSKDEIFSGDLKPSINGTSIEGLRHVWLRSNGPATNLEEIVALSSLKTVILYKNPVGNNGLDKLFQGVKYLQVLDLGDTEIKYIPSTLEFLVHLRLLNLSLTRITELPESIECLRNLQFLGLRYCNWLHTLPKGIGKLQNLRSLDLRGTSLHQVLPTLENLKLLSTLHGFIVNCTPNREEDPSGWPLEDLNSLNALRSLQILKMERVSDGLRMQKAMLENKSHLKELELCCTTDDRQAEVREEDARTLKETFDRFSPPKCLNSLKMVSYYAKLCPDWLPHLSNLQRLVITDCKFCEHLPDLGQLAQLKFLTIAGFSKLLTIEQEPTSAKQSFPKLEQLYLKDMQILESWTGFESGDMPSLVKFRLESCPKLRCLPSGIKYSKVLTSMHIYHADSLEAIEDLTVLKELVLQACDELMEISNLLLLEALIVMGCSRLEDMNGVHYLKHVRIEDRELRRCPEWLRSHASVLQTFTIVGTKELLERLLPNGEDWGIISDINKVYANLPDESPFFTYTKDTAEFHVDQRIMEHGRPPVAIADEIAQADLTTALGNSVEMTSRIGVSRVPVIRISTFKRVIRQYLVLYLVMVLIVMQVLSYWLQNKTTREIWLIQTLFIFFATILLLFLVFLD from the exons ATGCTCGCGACCGCGATGCTGCCGGCCGCCACCCGCTCGATCGAGGGGCTGCTCGTGGGCGGCGCGCACGTCGCGGCGGACGAGCTGCAGCGGCTCCGGCGGAAGCTCGACGACACGGCGAGCCTCGCGGCTGACGCCGAGGCGAGGCAGGGCAGCGACGCCAGCGCCAGGGCCTGGCTGCGGGCGCTCCGGGAAGTCCTGTACGAGCTCGGCGACGCCGACGCAGACTTCCGCCGCGCAGCCGCTCAGCCGCAGGAAGGCCGAAAATCG TTTCGCCACTGGTTCACGTTACCACCGAATGTCAATGGCATCCGTTACAAGACTTTGAGGACCAGCATCATCAGCCTGAATAAGAAACTGGATGGTATTTTGAATAAGGGTTCCGAACTCGGGCTTCTATCAGACAGTCATGAAAGCCTGAATGGAATTTCTGAAATTTCTGGACAAGTCGTTCCTGATGATGATGCAGTTGGCGACATTGATAGTGAAAAGAATAAACTGATTGACAGGCTCACGGACAGGCaaagtgctaacggtgttgtcgcAATCCTCGGGGCTAGTGGAATGGGCAAAACTACTTTGGCATGGAAAATACATGATGATCACCGCACAAGAAATGCTTTTAGTATGATTGTGTGGGTTAATGTCTTCAGTGACTCTGATGATATTGGGTTACTGTCTGCAATTGTAACAGCCGCCGGTGGGAATCCCAGAGGAGAAAAGGACAGGATGAAGCTTGAGGCCATCTTGGCTGCTATGCTTATAGGTAAGAGATTCTTACTGGTGCTTGATGGCCTGTGTGGTCATCATATTTTTGAGCATTCCCTTGATGCTCACTGGCATGTTTTCGGTCACGGAAACCGGATTTTGATCACCACTCAGGATGAAAGTGTTGTGGCAAAAGTGAAGCCGGCCTACATCCACCAGGTCAAGGAATTGACATTTCAGGATTGTTGGTCCTTACTTTGTCGTAGTGCACATCATGATGAGAGCCTTCATGGGAACAATTTAAGAAATATAGGAATAATGATTATCCAAAAGTGTAACAAGATTCCAATGGCTATTAAGATTGTAGGCGCTGTCCTAAGAACAAAGGAGCAAACCAAAGTGGCCTGGCAGAGAGTGTATGAAAGCAAAGGATGGTCTTTCAGGGACCTTCTAGATCCTTTAACTGGGGCCATTTATTTGGGCTACCATGATTTACCGGCACGTTTGAAGCAATGTCTAATTTATTTATCACTGTTCCCTGAAGGCTCTGTCATTAGGCAGCAGTTTGTTGGTCAACTGTGGGTCTCAGAGGGATTCATTGAGGAACAAGATAGCTGCAATGTTGACAACACTGCAGATGAGTATTACAGGGAGTTGGTATCAAGAAAACTTATGCAGCCTGAAATTGCAAACCATGACATAACAAGATGCACTATGCATAAACACATCAGATCATTTTTACAGTTCTTTTCGAAAGATGAAATATTCTCTGGCGACCTAAAGCCTAGTATCAATGGGACTTCCATTGAAGGGCTGCGGCATGTGTGGCTTAGAAGCAATGGGCCAGCTACAAACTTGGAAGAAATAGTAGCTCTATCCAGCTTGAAGACAGTTATTCTGTACAAGAACCCAGTGGGCAATAATGGCTTAGATAAGCTGTTCCAGGGAGTCAAATATTTGCAAGTGTTGGACCTAGGTGATACTGAAATTAAGTACATTCCGTCGACACTGGAATTTCTAGTTCACCTTAGGCTCCTTAATCTTTCACTGACCCGAATTACAGAACTTCCAGAGTCCATTGAGTGTCTCAGAAATTTACAGTTCTTGGGTCTCCGGTACTGCAATTGGCTACACACTCTTCCAAAAGGAATTGGCAAGCTGCAGAATTTGCGAAGTCTTGACCTTCGAGGAACTAGCTTACATCAAGTCCTACCTACTTTGGAAAATCTGAAGCTGCTCTCAACGCTACATGGTTTCATTGTAAATTGCACGCCCAATCGCGAGGAGGACCCAAGTGGATGGCCTTTGGAAGACCTAAACTCTCTAAATGCATTGAGAAGTCTGCAGATACTGAAGATGGAAAGAGTCTCAGATGGTTTGAGGATGCAGAAAGCGATGCTGGAGAACAAGTCTCATCTTAAGGAGCTTGAACTATGCTGTACCACTGATGATAGACAAGCTGAAGTACGGGAGGAGGATGCTAGAACACTAAAAGAAACATTTGATCGCTTTTCTCCTCCAAAATGTTTGAATTCCCTTAAAATGGTGAGCTACTATGCGAAACTTTGCCCTGATTGGTTACCTCATCTCTCAAACCTACAGAGGCTTGTTATTACTGATTGCAAATTCTGTGAGCATCTGCCGGATCTGGGCCAGCTAGCTCAACTAAAGTTCCTTACCATAGCCGGTTTTTCCAAGTTACTTACCATTGAGCAAGAACCAACAAGTGCCAAGCAGTCATTTCCTAAACTAGAGCAGTTGTACCTTAAAGATATGCAGATTCTTGAATCATGGACAGGATTTGAATCTGGTGATATGCCATCCCTTGTGAAATTTCGTCTGGAGAGTTGTCCCAAGTTGAGGTGCCTCCCCTCTGGTATCAAGTACTCCAAAGTCCTGACAAGCATGCACATATACCATGCTGATAGTTTGGAAGCCATTGAAGACTTGACTGTGCTCAAAGAATTGGTTCTCCAGGCATGCGATGAACTTATGGAAATCTCAAATCTCTTATTACTTGAAGCTCTAATTGTCATGGGTTGCTCTAGATTGGAGGATATGAATGGAGTTCACTATCTAAAGCATGTCCGCATCGAAGATAGAGAATTAAGAAGATGTCCAGAATGGTTGAGAAGTCATGCCTCAGTGCTGCAAACTTTCACTATTGTTGGCACAAAAGAGCTACTTGAAAGACTACTCCCCAATGGAGAAGACTGGGGAATCATCAGTGACATCAATAAAGTTTATGCAAACTTACCTGATGAATCTCCATTCTTCACTTATACAAAGGATACTGCTGAGTTCCATGTTGATCAAAGAATCATGGAACATGGCAGGCCACCTGTTGCAATAGCAGATGAAATTGCGCAGGCAGATCTGACCACTGCACTTGGTAATTCTGTTGAAATGACCTCTCGAATTGGGGTGTCTAGAGTACCTGTCATCCGAATATCCACGTTCAAGAGGGTTATAAGACAATACCTTGTTCTCTACCTTGTGATGGTTCTGATTGTTATGCAGGTGCTTTCCTATTGGCTGCAGAATAAGACGACCAGAGAGATTTGGCTCATCCAGACCCTCTTCATCTTCTTTGCAACAATCCTCTTGTTGTTTCTTGTATTTCTTGACTGA